The genomic DNA TTTCCAGACGGTAGGTCACCAGTTTGTGTACCGGTTCCTTTTTCAACAGGACCATTCTCTCATCCAGCCGTCTTACCGTTTCCTTTACCGCCTGGCTGTCCTGCCGCAGGCTGTCCCTTGTCTTTTCCATTTCTCCGGCAAACGTTTCGGCAGACAACGGCCTGCCTTCCGACAACCGGGCGGTATGGCTACGTACCGCTGCTATTTCCGAACTGTTTTTCTCCACTGCGGATTGCAGGCGTTCCAGACGGATTTTCAGTTCCGCAATCCCTTCAGGGGAATTGGTCCGGTTTTCAACTGCGGGGCTTGTGCCTTCCACAGGCAGCGTCTCCACTTTCTTCTCGATCCTTTCAAGGCATCCGTAGATGCCTTCCAGATAATTTTCCTGTTTCATCTTTCAAAGTTTTTTCGTTATACATATGGTTCACAAACTCCTTCCTTTCCTGCGCTTCTTCTTTCTCCGCAGGCGTTCCGCCTCTTTCTCGTCCTCCGTCGGTACCACCGACGGCATGAACACGCCACCCGTACCGGTGACTTCGACCAGGTTATCAATAACAGAACCATGACTTTGTTCATGGTACGGTTGCTTTTGGGAAACGTCATTTTCCAGGGACGTGACATGGTTATGGTCCAATGCCGCATCCAGCCTTGACCAACTGAAACTGCGGTCAATCCCACTTCCCTTGAATGACAGACCGTTCTTTATAAAGCGGATGCCCTGCACTTCATTAGTGTTTTCCTTGTACTTGAATTCCATTTCCACGCCCATTTTTAAGAGCTTATTTTGAAATTCTTTCCATGTATCTGCACTCCTCAAAGCTTCCTTGACCGCACGGTATATTTCGTATTTCACCTTTTCGGAAGCATGCAGCTTTTCCGTTTTAACGGACTGTTTGCCTTCGGAATAGGTGAGCGAATACTTGTCCTTAAGCATTTTTGTCACTTTCTCGTTGCGCTTGAAATCGTTGCTGTCGGAAATCACCTTCCCGTCGAAGTTCACCCGGTTGAAGACGATGTGGCAGTGCGGGTTGTCCGTCCCGTGATGCCTCACCACGATGAACTGCGTGTTCCGTATCCCCATCAGCTCCAGGTATTCCTCCGCCAGCCTTGCCATGAACGCGTCGGTCAGCCTCGGTGCGTCCTCCGGCTTGAAGCTGAGCGCAATGTGCCCCACCGGTTTCGCCACGTCCGGATTCAGCAGGCATTGCCACCGGAAACTGCGTGCCGTCTCCTCCACCGTTCCCAGCAGCACGCCTTCCGAGGCGATGATTTTTGCGTCGTCCTTCTGCGTCACGTAGCGTATGCAGCCGCTGAACGAGCGGCCTTTCCTGATCTTCCCTATCATGAGGCTATCCTCCTTTCGGCCTGTAATCATCCATGATCCGCTTCAGCTTTCCCAGCAGCCCCTCTATCAGCAGCCTTGTCCTGTAAAAGCCGGTCTGGTGCGAGAGCTTTGTCAGCTGGTTCAGGTTGTTCGCCATTCCCGCCAGGCTGCGCAACAGTGCGTTCTCCTCCGGTGTATGCCTTGCCGTAACGGTGGCCGCCAGTGCTGCCTCCCTGATATAGACCGCCAGACTCCGGCCGGACTTCCCTGCCCTGAACCTGAGAGCCTCGTAGCTGACGGGGGAGAACTTCACCGTCACGCCTCTGGTCAATTTACGCGTCCTGCCCAGTGCCGGACAGCCACATTTTTTCTTCATCCCATTCACATCGTTTGTCATATGTTTTTTCTTTTTCGTCCGTACTTCTTTCATTCCAAAATCTGCGACCGGCGGGAGCGGATTTGCCCTCCCAGCAACCGCCGGGCGCGGGGAGCAAGGGTTTTCGGGAATCCGGAAACATACCCTTGCTCCCCCCACAGAAAAATCCCCCCCCGCATTTTCCACATTGAAGCGGGTATACAGGGAACAGTGCATACATCGGGTATACTCCACGCCCGGTAACAGGCTGTCAGATTTTTCTCCACTGCTCGATGTCCCCACGGTAGGCGGCAAGATGCTCCCTGGCAAGGTTCTCCAGCAGTCCGGAAACGCTCATGCCACGCCCGCCGAGCCTGCGGACGACGGCGTCCAGTTCGTCCCTCACATCCTCACTGACGAACACCGTCTTGCGGTTCCTGATCTTCGGGACGGTGAGGTACGTTTCCCGGTACTCCTCCAGCGAGGCCCTGCGTTGCCTGCCGCTCGTTCTTCTTCTCACGGGGTCTTCCGGTTCCGGCGGGGTGTCCTTTCTTCTCGCCTCCCCGGATACCTCCTCCGCAACGAGCCCGGATGGAATCATCGATTCCGTCACGGAAGCGTCCGTACCGGCGGATTCCCCCGGACCGGGTTCCATCATGAGTCTTTCCCACCACTCGTCGTGGCCGGGCTCGAGACTACGGCTGTTCTTTCTGTCTGCGGTTTCGGATACCACCGTTTTCTTTCTTCTCGGTTTTTCAGTCGGTTCACTTTTCATTGTACATGGATTTTAGCTGGTTGATACTGTGGGCACGGTCTACCCGTTTGCCCGGTTGTCGGAAGCAAATAAAACGATAATAACAGACGGTGTGAAACGGACGGGTCCGATTGGCGGGGTTTGCCGCGTTATTCATATTGTTGGATCAGTCTGACAGTGATGACTTCACAAATATACGCACCGGAAATTTTCCACTCTTCGGGAACGGATCTGAACATCTGTTTACTAAAAACAAATGAATGTTAAAATCAGATTTCCATGACATCTGATGACATATAATGACATCTGATGACATATAATGACATCTGATGACATATAATGACATCTGATGAAGGGCCGGAACCATATCCGGGAACAATCATTTACTTTGCGGATGAAACAAGTACGCATATGGTGTCAAAGGTAGTCATCCTGTCTTGAAATTCAGGATGTTCCGCCGGAATTCACTAAATTGCGGCACGGAATCCGGATCCGAAAAGAGAATGAAACAGATGTCAAACCTGAAATTACATTAATTATGGAAATAGTGAACATTGAAGCAAGGACCTTCGAGGCGATGCTCTCGGCCTTCCGGACGTTCGCGGATCGGCTGGACACCCTTTGCCGGCTGTACGGTGACATGGAAGAGAAGAAATGGCTGGACAACCAGGAGGTGTGCCTACTGCTGAAGGTCAGCCCGAGAACCCTGCAGACCCTGCGTGACAATGGCACGCTGGCATATACACAGATCTGCCATAAGACTTATTACAAGCCCGAGGACGTAGAAAGTATCATCCGGATAGTGGAGGAGCGCCGCAAGCGGGCTGAAAGCATGGGAAAATCAATTTGAAAAGCCATGGGAAACGAAAGGATGATACTTTCTCCCGGCAGTCTGGCAGGCGGCTGGGAAAGTCTGGACGGCAGTCCCGATTTCTACATCTTCAGGGATTCCAGCGGGGACTACCGCCTGCTGGCCTACAGCCTTGACGCGGAGTACGGGCGGGGAAGTTTCTCGCTCTACAGGATAGACGGGGACGGGGAGGGATGCCATATCCGTATCGGTACGAAAGAGTGCCGGTTCATGTCGGAGGGATGCCCCCATATCCTCCATGTCATGGGGTGGGGCCGATATATGAGAAACTGAAAAAGTAAATGTCAAACCAACAAACAGATGAGATTTATGATGAATACCGATAACCGTTTGCTCACCCGTGAGAGCAGCGAGCATATAAGAGAGTTCTTCTCTACCGTCGAACGTCTCTCCGTTTCCATGGAGCGTCTCTTTGCCGGCAGGTCACCGGCGATGGCGGGCGAGAACTTCTATACGGACCGCGAACTGGCTGAAAAACTGAAAGTGAGCCGCCGCAGCCTGCAACAGTACCGTGACAGCGGCCTGCTTGCATTTACCCGGCTGGGCGGCAAGATATTGTACCGTTCTTCCGATATCGAGAAGTTGCTTGACGGCTGCTACCGGAAGGCGAGAACCAGGCCGGAGGAACTTTAGAAATGTTCCGTACGGGATCGTGAATAAAGGGGCGGTCGGTTGTCATACCGGTCGCCCCTTCGTTTTCTTTCCATCGGATGAACGACTTTAATTTGCTCATAAAGTATTTATACACAGAGTATTTCTCTTTATGAATTATGATCCGGTGACAACATTGGCATAACATGGCGGGACATGGAAACATTTTTCCGGTATGGCAATAAGATACGGGGATTCCATTATAAAAAAAGACCCTTATTTTATTATGTCATTATGTTATTCTGAAATTGGGGCGGGTCGTTCGTGTACCGGTGGGACGATCCATTCCCGTAATGACGGCATATTCCGTACCGGTATCATTATCCTCCGGCAATGCCGTTTCCCGGTCTTTTCGGAGTGACCTTATGCCGGCCGGTGACAACCGCATGTCCGTGTGTAAACATGACGGCACATAAAAACAGGCACATCCTCCGGGCTTTTGTCCCGTCGGATGCGCCTGTCTCCGTCATGTCATATACAGCCGGACTCCTCCGGCCCATGTCTCTATCTGAGTATCGGATTCGAGAGCAGTATCTTGTAATAGGCCACTCCGCCAATCTCTACCGGCATCCTCGCCATCATGAACTGCACGCTCTTCCTCTCCACCTTCGCCTGCCGCATGAGCCTCTGCACGATAAACCCCGCCGAGAACCTTGCGCATCTTTTGTCCTTCCAGACGATGAACCCCTCGCTGTCGTCGGCCCGGCAGATATACCAGTCACCCGTCTCGTCGTCGTGGGCGAAGTTCACCCGTCCGCCGCCGAGGATTCCTAATTCGATTGACATCGTCTTTGACAGATAGACAGTCCCCCTGCTGTCAAGGTTGATGGTCCGCTTACCCTTGTATGTGACTTCCTGCGGACGGGAGTTTTCCCTGTTGTATACTATCAGTGCCATAATTGTCCTTCTTTTATCGGTTGAACTGTTTTTGTTTTTCAATACATGAAGCTTTCCACCGCCAGCATCTGACTTCTCCATGCGAAACCGCTGTGGGTACGTACCGCGTCCACTATCCTGCATACTTTCTGCGATATGGCCGATGCCGAGATACCCATGCATTCCGCCAGCGCCTTGAACGAGAACTGCGCTTCATAGAACCTGAGCATGAACATCCGGTATTCCTCGTAGGAGAACTTCTGCCTTACGAAACGCAGTATGTCTCTTACCAGCCGCTCGCACCCGTTCAGGTCGTCCTCGGAAAGGAATTTTGCCTCCTCGCCACATCGGAGGAAGAAATCATCTTCAGGGTGTGCATACCGGTTCTCCCTTTTAATCTTTATCAGGGCCGCCTTTTTGTAGCATCCGATGAAATACGCGTCATAGTCCGTTATGTCCTTTCCGGGAACCAGCACCTGCCTTCTTACGAAAAGGTAGGTGTCATGGAAATTGTCCTCGTCCAGCATTCCGTACCGGCGTAACGTCCCTCTCAACCTGTCATAGGATTTTGTGAACCACTCGTTGAACAGTCTTTCCTTTTCTGCGCTCTTGTCTGCCATAACCTTATATTTTTTTGAGTTATACATGGCCTACACGGGTAGGCATTCTTATTTCTTGTGCTTCCTCCAGTTTGTTTTTCGGCGGTCTCCGGCAAGGCTTGCCGTGAAAAAATACGCTCACGCAAAGCGTGAGGAAGATTTTTTCACGAGCAACCAGCCCGCAGGGCCGCCTTGCGGGACCGGCCTGAAAAACAACTATTTTTGCCGCAAGAAATGAGGATGACGGATTCCTTCTGTCTATTGCCTGTCCGGTGAGAATCTAAAATACCATGCAGCTTTTCTGTCTTCGGCATACTTGGAGAAATATTCAAGGATATGGAATGAGAACGGCAATACGTGATATTGCAGAAGGAGCGGAAATGGGATTGGAAACAGGAAGCATGTCCGGGCTTTCATGCGGTTTATACGGCAGTGTTGATTTTGGGGAGGATTACAGGGAAGTGACAGGAAGGTTAGCCGTTCCGGAGAAATTGTATGTGTACGTTTGTTCCTTCTGGAATACGGAGTCTTTTAAAATCATGGAAGACCTCATTCGGGAATGTGTTCCGAACAATACCCCGCCACGGAACGGTTATGACACTTGATATCAGGCTGTAAGCCGTTCCGTAGCTTCAGTATCCCATATCCCATGCATGAATGTGGATCAGGCGGCATTTCACCTCCTTGCCCCGTTTACGGACATGCCGATGCGTTGCCTGCCGGAATTCTCATTCAAGCAGTTTTCGTCCGCCATCATCTTCCAACACACGCATTTGCTGG from Parabacteroides merdae ATCC 43184 includes the following:
- a CDS encoding relaxase/mobilization nuclease domain-containing protein encodes the protein MIGKIRKGRSFSGCIRYVTQKDDAKIIASEGVLLGTVEETARSFRWQCLLNPDVAKPVGHIALSFKPEDAPRLTDAFMARLAEEYLELMGIRNTQFIVVRHHGTDNPHCHIVFNRVNFDGKVISDSNDFKRNEKVTKMLKDKYSLTYSEGKQSVKTEKLHASEKVKYEIYRAVKEALRSADTWKEFQNKLLKMGVEMEFKYKENTNEVQGIRFIKNGLSFKGSGIDRSFSWSRLDAALDHNHVTSLENDVSQKQPYHEQSHGSVIDNLVEVTGTGGVFMPSVVPTEDEKEAERLRRKKKRRKGRSL
- a CDS encoding helix-turn-helix domain-containing protein, with translation MMNTDNRLLTRESSEHIREFFSTVERLSVSMERLFAGRSPAMAGENFYTDRELAEKLKVSRRSLQQYRDSGLLAFTRLGGKILYRSSDIEKLLDGCYRKARTRPEEL
- a CDS encoding plasmid mobilization protein, whose translation is MTNDVNGMKKKCGCPALGRTRKLTRGVTVKFSPVSYEALRFRAGKSGRSLAVYIREAALAATVTARHTPEENALLRSLAGMANNLNQLTKLSHQTGFYRTRLLIEGLLGKLKRIMDDYRPKGG
- a CDS encoding helix-turn-helix domain-containing protein; the protein is MEIVNIEARTFEAMLSAFRTFADRLDTLCRLYGDMEEKKWLDNQEVCLLLKVSPRTLQTLRDNGTLAYTQICHKTYYKPEDVESIIRIVEERRKRAESMGKSI
- a CDS encoding sigma-70 RNA polymerase sigma factor region 4 domain-containing protein, whose product is MADKSAEKERLFNEWFTKSYDRLRGTLRRYGMLDEDNFHDTYLFVRRQVLVPGKDITDYDAYFIGCYKKAALIKIKRENRYAHPEDDFFLRCGEEAKFLSEDDLNGCERLVRDILRFVRQKFSYEEYRMFMLRFYEAQFSFKALAECMGISASAISQKVCRIVDAVRTHSGFAWRSQMLAVESFMY
- a CDS encoding DUF3408 domain-containing protein translates to MKSEPTEKPRRKKTVVSETADRKNSRSLEPGHDEWWERLMMEPGPGESAGTDASVTESMIPSGLVAEEVSGEARRKDTPPEPEDPVRRRTSGRQRRASLEEYRETYLTVPKIRNRKTVFVSEDVRDELDAVVRRLGGRGMSVSGLLENLAREHLAAYRGDIEQWRKI